One stretch of Miscanthus floridulus cultivar M001 chromosome 18, ASM1932011v1, whole genome shotgun sequence DNA includes these proteins:
- the LOC136523230 gene encoding probable receptor-like protein kinase At5g20050, whose protein sequence is MQIVLYPAIACLHIWASSGRTEIIVSAVFLGALALVVVFVSIGAHGLLIGIMFMANVVAISFHCIWKLYTVAQPWLHRHWRRKLYPIAQPWLLQYFSTLAPAWLMHDEEAGRLLLPLQQGRAAFRMREFSYDELRIMTQDFRSMVGQGGFAQVFRGVLLDDDGTGTAVAIKRITTTGGGGGDRPPVVAGDDDFLREISIVSNVHHRSLVRLLGYCLPREGLGSSSRYLVYPFFDNGSLDSWLFHGTQERRRLLPWPTRRCIAVDVAKALAYLHHECWQQILHLDVKPGNILLDADLRAHLSDFGISMSITRDMSSVDTRGRGTPGYMAPEMLVNAVSAKSDVFSYGMTLLELVGGRRNFDPASSSTTDDASSSATPDFTRDFFPYIVRDKMARGELMEAVDAAMALVDREEVEAVVKVALCCIQSRWDMRPTMLTVVDMLEGRVAADLPLQSRHLSTVNFSDLLSSSSLTHGQ, encoded by the coding sequence ATGCAAATAGTACTCTACCCTGCCATTGCTTGTCTCCACATCTGGGCCTCCTCCGGCCGGACGGAGATCATCGTTTCCGCTGTATTTCTTGGTGCACTTGCTCTCGTCGTTGTCTTCGTCTCAATTGGTGCTCATGGATTGCTCATTGGGATCATGTTCATGGCCAACGTTGTGGCTATATCCTTTCACTGCATCTGGAAGCTTTACACGGTTGCACAGCCATGGCTTCACCGGCACTGGAGGAGGAAGCTTTATCCAATAGCACAGCCTTGGCTGCTGCAGTACTTTTCCACGCTTGCACCGGCGTGGCTGATGCACGATGAAGAAGCAGGCCGCCTTCTGCTCCCGCTTCAGCAAGGGCGGGCCGCGTTCCGCATGCGGGAGTTCTCGTACGACGAGCTGCGCATCATGACCCAAGACTTCCGAAGCATGGTGGGGCAAGGCGGCTTCGCCCAAGTCTTTCGCGGCGTCCTCCTCGACGACGACGGCACGGGCACGGCTGTGGCCATCAAAAGGATAACGAccacaggtggtggtggtggtgaccgccCCCCGGTCGTCGCCGGTGACGACGACTTCCTTAGAGAGATCTCCATCGTCTCCAACGTGCACCACCGCAGCCTGGTGCGCCTGCTGGGCTACTGCCTCCCTCGCGAGGGCCTGGGCAGCAGCAGCCGGTACCTGGTCTACCCCTTCTTCGACAACGGGTCGCTGGACTCGTGGCTCTTCCACGGCACACAAGAGAGGCGCCGCCTCCTGCCGTGGCCGACCAGGCGCTGCATCGCCGTCGACGTGGCCAAGGCACTCGCCTACCTCCACCACGAGTGCTGGCAGCAGATCCTGCACCTCGACGTCAAGCCGGGCAACATCCTGCTGGACGCTGACCTCCGGGCGCACCTCTCGGACTTCGGCATCTCCATGTCCATAACCCGGGACATGAGCAGCGTCGACACGCGCGGGAGGGGCACGCCGGGGTACATGGCGCCGGAGATGCTCGTCAACGCGGTGTCCGCCAAGTCCGACGTGTTCAGCTACGGCATGACGCTGCTGGAGCTCGTCGGCGGGCGCCGGAACTTCGATCCGGCCTCCTCGTCGACCACGGACGATGCCTCGTCGTCGGCGACGCCCGACTTCACGCGGGACTTCTTCCCGTACATCGTCCGGGACAAGATGGCGCGAGGCGAGCTCATGGAGGCGGTGGACGCAGCCATGGCGCTCGTGGAccgggaggaggtggaggcggtggTGAAGGTGGCGCTGTGCTGCATCCAGAGCCGGTGGGACATGAGGCCCACCATGCTCACTGTTGTGGATATGCTCGAAGGCCGGGTCGCCGCTGATCTGCCTCTCCAGAGCCGTCATCTGTCCACCGTCAACTTCTCGGATCTACTCTCCTCCTCCTCACTTACGCACGGCCAGTAG